A single region of the Flavobacteriales bacterium genome encodes:
- a CDS encoding SDR family oxidoreductase: protein MRILITGGAGYIGTELTYELCKHLSSIEEIIIYDNLSRGNYNLFIGQTKLPADKIRFVQGDLLDTRKLRKALKGIDVVVHLAAKVTTPFADENPHLFEQVNNWGTAELVYALEDEPVKKFIYSSSVSVYGSSSEMVDIDSPINPKTFYGISKLRGEEHVTRMFNKMPTYLLRFGNVYGYSKSMRFDAVINRFMFDANFHRRISINGNGEQHRSFIHIDKTANLLSNIILKDGLKPGRYDVVEDNLSVNYIADTLMDLYPGLEMLFVNQHMALRDLKVRPNPIVNSHIDIPVRTLKEVLSTFKSSFSF, encoded by the coding sequence ATGCGAATTCTAATCACCGGAGGTGCAGGATATATTGGCACTGAACTTACATACGAGTTGTGCAAACACCTTTCCTCGATTGAAGAAATAATTATTTACGATAATTTATCGCGGGGGAATTACAATTTGTTCATTGGACAAACAAAACTTCCTGCAGATAAAATCCGCTTTGTTCAGGGTGATCTGCTCGATACCCGCAAGCTGAGAAAAGCGTTAAAAGGAATTGATGTGGTTGTTCATCTGGCTGCGAAAGTTACTACTCCGTTTGCTGATGAAAATCCGCATTTGTTTGAGCAGGTTAACAACTGGGGAACAGCCGAATTAGTGTATGCACTGGAAGATGAACCGGTAAAAAAATTCATCTATTCCAGTTCTGTTTCAGTGTACGGATCTTCATCGGAAATGGTGGACATCGATTCTCCGATTAACCCGAAAACATTTTACGGAATTTCTAAACTACGTGGTGAGGAACATGTAACCCGCATGTTTAACAAAATGCCCACCTACCTTCTGCGTTTTGGAAATGTTTACGGTTATTCCAAAAGCATGCGTTTCGATGCAGTGATCAATCGCTTTATGTTTGATGCCAATTTCCACCGTCGCATTTCCATCAATGGAAACGGTGAACAGCATCGTTCATTCATTCATATTGATAAAACAGCAAATCTCTTATCGAATATCATTTTAAAAGACGGATTAAAACCCGGACGATACGATGTAGTGGAGGATAATTTGTCGGTGAACTACATTGCAGATACGTTGATGGATTTATATCCCGGGCTTGAAATGTTGTTTGTTAATCAACACATGGCCTTGCGCGATTTAAAGGTTCGTCCAAACCCGATTGTCAACTCCCATATTGATATTCCTGTCCGCACCCTGAAAGAAGTGCTCAGCACCTTCAAATCGAGTTTTAGTTTTTAA
- a CDS encoding S41 family peptidase: MKQHLASWTLLFFVLISFGTQAQIPHNNRSATTDKFNTLLNYISQMYVDSVQEDQLVEQAIITMLEQLDPHSIYIPKEEVEEMNAPLKGGFDGIGVRFQIMKDTIMVVNPVPGGPSEKLGIKAGDKIITVDGQTVAGVGIKNNQVREKLLGIKGTKVTVEIARRGEKKLLKFTITRDKIPLYSVDAAYMADPETGYIKLNNFGEHTMEEFNRAIDSLKGLGMKHLILDLQGNGGGYLNTAIDLCDEFLSGTKLIVYTEGRAFSRKDTYARKLGKFETGKLVVLIDESSASASEIVSGAIQDWDRGLIVGRRSFGKGLVQKPVNLPDGSQVRLTTQRYYTPTGRCIQKPYEDGSEEYHKEKYQRYLSGEMISKDSIKIPDSLHFETRINKRTVYGAGGIIPDVFVPIDTSMNSDYLSGLLRGGVFNNFCLTYVDNNRKALKKSFPDFQKFKKGFVVDKKLMDEFTAYAEKEGVKFDPAGYATSKMVIDIRIKAGIAQNLWDYPMFYEIVNPLNPTYRKGLEAIKDGTYENLKLTWK; the protein is encoded by the coding sequence ATGAAGCAACACCTTGCTAGCTGGACGCTCCTCTTTTTTGTTCTGATTTCCTTTGGAACCCAGGCTCAGATTCCCCACAATAATCGTTCCGCCACTACCGATAAATTCAATACGCTGCTAAATTATATTTCGCAGATGTATGTGGATAGTGTGCAGGAGGACCAATTGGTAGAACAGGCCATCATTACGATGCTGGAACAACTTGATCCGCACTCCATTTACATCCCCAAAGAAGAAGTGGAAGAAATGAATGCTCCTTTAAAAGGAGGCTTCGACGGAATCGGGGTTCGTTTTCAAATCATGAAGGATACCATTATGGTGGTAAACCCGGTACCGGGTGGTCCCTCCGAAAAACTGGGTATTAAAGCAGGAGATAAAATCATCACCGTAGATGGTCAGACCGTAGCCGGTGTGGGCATAAAAAATAATCAGGTCCGCGAAAAACTTTTAGGCATAAAAGGCACCAAGGTGACAGTTGAAATTGCCCGCAGAGGAGAGAAAAAATTATTAAAATTCACCATCACTCGTGATAAAATTCCTTTGTATAGTGTTGATGCCGCATACATGGCTGATCCGGAAACAGGATATATTAAGCTGAATAATTTTGGTGAACACACCATGGAAGAATTTAACCGTGCCATTGATAGTTTAAAGGGACTCGGAATGAAACACCTCATTCTGGATTTACAAGGAAACGGCGGCGGATACCTGAACACAGCAATTGATCTTTGCGATGAATTTTTATCGGGAACAAAATTGATTGTTTACACCGAAGGTAGAGCCTTTAGTCGTAAAGACACCTACGCCCGGAAGCTTGGTAAATTTGAAACCGGAAAATTAGTGGTGCTTATTGACGAGAGTTCTGCTTCTGCCAGTGAAATTGTATCGGGTGCCATTCAGGATTGGGACCGTGGTTTAATTGTAGGCAGACGCTCATTCGGAAAAGGGCTGGTGCAAAAACCGGTCAACCTTCCCGACGGATCTCAGGTTCGTTTAACTACACAACGGTATTACACTCCCACCGGAAGATGTATTCAAAAACCTTATGAAGACGGTAGTGAAGAATACCACAAAGAAAAATATCAGCGTTACCTCAGCGGCGAAATGATTTCGAAAGACAGTATTAAAATTCCGGATTCACTCCATTTCGAAACCCGCATTAATAAGCGTACCGTATATGGTGCCGGTGGAATTATTCCGGACGTGTTTGTTCCTATCGACACTTCTATGAACAGCGATTATTTATCCGGTTTGCTTCGTGGTGGTGTGTTTAATAATTTCTGTTTGACTTATGTTGACAACAACCGCAAAGCGTTAAAAAAATCGTTCCCCGATTTTCAGAAGTTTAAAAAAGGCTTTGTGGTCGACAAAAAACTCATGGATGAGTTTACAGCTTATGCAGAAAAAGAAGGCGTAAAATTCGATCCGGCCGGTTATGCCACTTCCAAAATGGTAATTGATATCCGTATAAAAGCGGGAATCGCTCAAAACCTCTGGGATTATCCTATGTTTTATGAGATTGTAAATCCGCTTAACCCAACCTACCGCAAAGGTCTGGAAGCAATTAAAGACGGTACCTACGAGAATCTTAAATTGACCTGGAAATAA
- a CDS encoding DUF1573 domain-containing protein, translating into MRENLKVGLLGVIALTLVVNTYFAASKKSGAISSAVPVANSAAIASPATENALTPNPNPSPNPTIATTIGQENNAITPPSNQKSTRISFGTYNHDFGKIKQNSTNKFSFKFTNTGDEPLIISNAVGSCGCTVPNYPKEPIAPGATAAIDVEYKPGLQKGQQEKKVTVTANTQPSETVLSIKAEVLEE; encoded by the coding sequence ATGAGAGAAAACCTGAAAGTGGGATTACTGGGTGTAATTGCGCTTACGCTGGTGGTGAATACCTATTTTGCGGCATCTAAAAAATCAGGCGCTATTTCATCGGCAGTTCCTGTAGCCAATTCTGCTGCTATTGCAAGCCCGGCTACCGAAAATGCCTTAACCCCAAATCCGAATCCTAGTCCAAACCCGACCATCGCTACTACCATCGGTCAGGAAAATAACGCCATCACTCCACCTTCCAATCAGAAAAGCACACGCATTTCCTTTGGAACCTATAATCACGACTTCGGTAAAATCAAACAAAATTCTACCAATAAATTCTCTTTTAAATTTACCAATACGGGTGATGAACCTTTAATTATTTCCAATGCTGTAGGATCTTGTGGTTGTACCGTACCGAATTATCCGAAAGAGCCCATCGCTCCCGGTGCTACTGCTGCTATTGATGTAGAGTACAAACCCGGATTACAAAAAGGTCAGCAAGAGAAAAAAGTTACTGTTACGGCCAACACTCAACCTTCTGAAACTGTACTCAGCATTAAAGCTGAAGTGCTGGAAGAATAA
- a CDS encoding L,D-transpeptidase family protein has protein sequence MGTEMKNTILFLAFIIHLSMAQAQDVKRSLQIQYPRVREAFDLHEKELLKDLNIPKSGNAFSQVIVAYKLEKVLEVWVSPAKSSAHRLFRTYDFCVLSGQPGPKRKEGDGQVPEGLYHIDRFNPSSTFHLSLGINYPNASDKVLSDKKKPGGEIFIHGNCVSVGCIPITDDLIKELYVTCVLAADGGEKKIPVYIFPCKMDGMNMRVLNSNAPENTREFWKNVQTFYEMWNKNHLPLKFKVDAKGNYIPS, from the coding sequence TTGGGTACAGAAATGAAAAACACGATTTTATTTTTAGCATTTATTATTCATCTATCCATGGCACAAGCACAGGATGTTAAACGTTCACTACAAATCCAGTACCCCCGGGTGCGTGAGGCGTTCGATTTACACGAAAAGGAATTGTTAAAAGATCTTAATATCCCCAAAAGCGGAAATGCTTTTTCACAGGTAATAGTGGCCTATAAACTGGAGAAGGTGCTTGAGGTCTGGGTTTCTCCTGCCAAATCTTCGGCGCATCGTTTGTTTCGTACCTACGATTTTTGTGTGTTGTCCGGACAGCCCGGTCCAAAACGGAAAGAGGGAGACGGACAAGTTCCGGAGGGTTTGTATCATATCGACCGCTTTAATCCTTCCAGTACATTTCATCTTTCGCTGGGAATAAATTATCCCAATGCATCCGATAAAGTCCTTTCCGATAAGAAAAAGCCGGGTGGAGAAATTTTCATTCACGGAAACTGTGTTTCGGTAGGGTGTATTCCCATTACCGATGATTTAATAAAGGAATTATATGTTACCTGCGTACTTGCTGCCGATGGAGGAGAGAAAAAAATTCCGGTCTATATTTTTCCCTGCAAAATGGATGGAATGAATATGCGTGTCCTCAACTCCAATGCACCGGAAAATACGCGCGAATTCTGGAAAAACGTACAAACGTTTTATGAGATGTGGAACAAGAATCATTTACCCCTTAAGTTTAAAGTGGACGCCAAGGGGAATTATATTCCCTCTTAA
- a CDS encoding FkbM family methyltransferase: MSSLFFFAYFSGLLKRKEKFEFHYFIRQLVKPGNTVLDIGGNLGYYAISFGKIVGPNGKVLTVEPVTLFRKVLERNIRKRRLEKTVQIVPFALGSEDNKKITLGVPSGNKHFRHGLTKVMEQPGNANDMEFQETMMRPDTLFGNLEQLHYIKCDVEGYEIHIVPELLSVLRKHLPLIQMETDGENRAKIIAMLSDLSYEAHYVLKGKIHRLTGKETFHTGDVLFIPAEKKSSLTHLMA, from the coding sequence GTGAGCAGTCTTTTTTTCTTTGCCTATTTCAGTGGATTGCTGAAACGAAAAGAAAAATTTGAATTCCATTATTTCATTCGCCAATTGGTAAAACCCGGAAACACGGTGCTCGACATCGGAGGCAATCTGGGTTATTATGCCATTTCATTCGGTAAAATTGTGGGTCCAAATGGAAAAGTCCTTACAGTGGAACCCGTCACTCTTTTCCGTAAAGTGTTAGAGCGAAATATCCGCAAACGCCGGCTTGAAAAAACGGTTCAGATTGTTCCTTTTGCTTTAGGTTCTGAAGACAATAAAAAAATCACGCTGGGTGTCCCTTCCGGAAATAAACATTTTCGTCACGGTCTCACCAAAGTGATGGAACAACCGGGAAATGCCAACGACATGGAATTCCAGGAAACCATGATGCGTCCGGATACACTTTTCGGTAATCTTGAACAATTGCACTACATCAAATGCGATGTTGAAGGTTATGAAATTCACATTGTGCCTGAATTGCTTTCTGTTCTTCGCAAACATTTACCATTGATCCAAATGGAAACGGATGGAGAAAACAGAGCAAAAATCATTGCCATGCTTTCGGATTTGTCGTACGAAGCGCATTATGTTTTAAAAGGAAAAATACATCGTCTTACCGGTAAAGAAACATTTCACACCGGTGATGTTTTATTTATTCCGGCTGAAAAAAAATCATCCTTAACGCATTTAATGGCATGA